From a region of the Syngnathoides biaculeatus isolate LvHL_M chromosome 2, ASM1980259v1, whole genome shotgun sequence genome:
- the iqsec2b gene encoding IQ motif and SEC7 domain-containing protein 1 isoform X1 codes for MEINAEVESQCPADTAVHKERTFSQTPYPRGPERYGDGGGATPAGPRGPSCVSASGSASLAWVLRTRHQPASLALRKQEEEENKRCKALSDSYELSTDLQDKKVEMLERKYGGSFVSRRAARTIQTAFRQYRMNKNFERLRSSASESRMTRRIILSNMRLQYSFDERQPQQQAQTQTNFTHSVAIGPPHSPDADRPGDYTHLEDSFCKQVKSLADSIDNALTCRTGRNDSQEGSREGGGVSEDFGECIWSSSSNPSSQRGLGERARGAGGGLSMHGDSTATSYSDVTLYMDDGMPPSPLSPDRAPSSTDTEYWGPGGGVGVREDSRDTEGGGSSNSRRSTPCTECRDYRLRAAHLPLLTIEPPSDSSVDMSDRSDRGSLTRQLVYEQEPGVGAGSPQGTLKHSPSTGARSTSTAPAQGQIRAPGRAVPTHIPHQVASHHHHHHHHHHHHPIHHHQYPDTPSSSSSPQQPPTTPLSSSSSTALPSGGLEQPCCSDGDNDSLNSTTNSNETVNCSSGSSSQDSLREPLPALGKQTYQRESRHSWDSPPFNSDVVQRRQYRIGLNLFNKKPEKGIQYLIERGFVSDTPVGIARFILERKGLSRQMIGEFLGNRQKQFNKDVLDCVVDEMDFSGMDLDDALRKFQAQIKVQGEAQKVERLIEAFSQRYCVCNPLLVRQFQNPDTIFILAFAIILLNTDMYSPNVKAERKMKLEDFIKNLRGVDNGQDIPRDLLVGIYQRIQKWELRTNDDHVSQVQAVERVLVGKKPVLSLPHRRLVCCCQLYEVPDPNRPQRTGVHQREVFLFNDLLVVTKIFQKKKTSVTYSFRQSFPLVEMQVHMFQNSYYPHGIRLTSAVLGGERKVLIVFMAPSQQDRTRFVSDLRESVAEVQEMEKYRVESELEKQKGVMRPSLLTGGVVGGGGGVGGVKSDIVNGTLGRTSFDDNCSVGEGLKRTALSSSLRDLSETGKRGRRNSVGSLDSTMEGSIISSPQPHQRYSAPGVVSGCYATEDFRPHRPILSPGTGMGGGPGQQHTTAGTGVAGVPGSGERAGAGSCPGGSGSSNNNNSSGSSSSFLGSLFGGKRAKPPGPLIPPGPPYPAPVPPPTTGGPPPLSPSSLCQQSDGGPSKIQALHAQYCHAATVQPPPPYYHHHHRYHAQNVPAPAQGLPPHTVQRGPQPCRTALCAHPQLAQLSQLSQLSQHGLAGRYSNAAVGRPPPLSPLSQHSPSPQFALYHVQPAHSIRGPVTKPPLTLSHSQPHSQTHPGHVHTPHPSSHSSHQAHFIFGTLPHNLPSATVNAHHTASAGPYLPQYPPLSSIPPPPPHSPLPPPSSPLTPLTPLSPLPPQHPGQPQPGPQATGGGPTGTGGGSKSKPINRISTVV; via the exons ATGGAGATCAA CGCGGAAGTGGAGTCTCAGTGTCCGGCGGACACGGCCGTCCACAAGGAGCGCACCTTCAGCCAGACGCCTTACCCGCGTGGCCCAGAGCGCtacggcgacggcggcggcgccaCCCCCGCCGGACCCCGGGGGCCCTCATGTGTGAGCGCTTCCGGTTCTGCGAGCTTGGCCTGGGTGCTGCGAACGCGCCACCAGCCGGCCAGCCTCGCTCTCCGcaaacaggaggaggaggagaacaaGAGATGCAAGGCTCTCTCGGACAGTTATGAACTCTCAACGGATCTGCAGGATAAGAAG GTGGAAATGCTGGAGAGAAAGTACGGGGGCTCCTTCGTGAGTCGGCGGGCAGCCAGGACCATTCAGACCGCCTTCAGACAGTATCGCATGAACAAGAACTTCGAGCGTCTCCGAAGCTCCGCCTCCGAGAGCCGCATGACACGCCGCATCATCCTTTCCAACATGAGGCTTCAGTATTCTTTTGACGAGCGGCAGCCGCAGCAGCAGGCCCAGACGCAGACCAACTTCACCCACAGCGTGGCCATCGGCCCTCCTCATTCCCCCGACGCCGATCGCCCGGGGGACTACACCCACTTAGAGGACTCCTTCTGCAAACAG GTCAAGTCTTTGGCTGATTCCATTGACAATGCCCTGACCTGCCGTACTGGTCGCAATGACTCCCAAGAAGGCAGCAGGGAGGGCGGGGGTGTCAGTgaagattttggggaatgtaTTTGGAGCAGTAGCAGCAACCCCTCGTCCCAACGTGGTCTAGGTGAAAGAGCCAGGGGAGCCGGAGGAGGACTGAGCATGCACGGAGACAGTACGGCGACCTCGTACAGTGACGTCACGCTTTACATGGATGACGGCATGCCGCCCTCGCCGCTCTCCCCGGACCGAGCGCCCAGCAGCACCGACACGGAATACTGGGGTCCCGGTGGGGGCGTCGGGGTGCGTGAGGACAGCAGGGACACAGAGGGAGGGGGCAGCAGTAACAGTCGGCGCAGCACACCGTGCACCGAGTGTAGGGACTACCGTCTGAGGGCGGCACACCTGCCTCTCCTCACCATTGAGCCGCCGAGTGACAGCTCAGTGGACATGAGCGACCGTTCGGACCGGGGCTCTCTGACCAGACAGCTGGTCTATGAGCAGGAGCCTGGGGTGGGAGCTGGCTCTCCTCAGGGAACCCTCAAACACTCTCCAAGCACCGGCGCCCGCTCGACGTCCACCGCGCCCGCCCAGGGTCAGATCAGAGCACCGGGCAGAGCTGTCCCGACACACATCCCTCACCAGGTGGCCTcgcaccaccatcaccaccaccaccaccaccaccaccacccaatcCACCACCATCAGTACCCCGACACGCCCTCGTCGTCTTCATCGCCTCAACAGCCCCCCACCACTCCTctgtcctcctcctcgtccacaGCTCTCCCCTCCGGAGGTCTGGAGCAGCCGTGTTGCTCAGATGGCGACAACGACTCTCTGAACTCGACCACCAACTCCAACGAGACAGTCAACTGCAGTTCCGGTTCCTCGTCTCAGGACAGCCTCCGGGAACCTCTACCCGCTCTGGGCAAACAGACATATCAGAGGGAAAGCCGCCATAGCTGGGACTCTCCGCCCTTCAACAGTGATGTCGTGCAGAGACGCCAGTACCGCATAGGTCTCAATCTTTTCAACAA GAAGCCAGAGAAAGGGATCCAGTACCTGATCGAGAGAGGCTTTGTGTCAGACACTCCAGTTGGGATTGCCCGTTTCATCCTGGAGAGGAAGGGTCTGAGCAGGCAGATGATTGGCGAGTTCCTGGGGAACCGGCAGAAGCAATTCAACAAAGATGTCTTGGA CTGCGTGGTTGATGAGATGGACTTCTCGGGAATGGACCTGGATGACGCGCTGAGGAAGTTCCAGGCTCAGATTAAAGTTCAAGGAGAAGCACAAAAAGTGGAACGGCTCATTGAGGCCTTTAG TCAGAGATACTGCGTGTGCAACCCGCTTCTGGTTCGGCAGTTCCAGAACCCCGACACCATCTTCATCCTGGCCTTCGCTATAATCCTTCTCAACACGGACATGTACAGCCCCAACGTCAAagcagagaggaagatgaagcTGGAGGATTTCATCAAGAATTTAAGAG gcgtAGATAACGGTCAGGATATTCCCAGGGACCTGCTCGTCGGGATCTACCAGCGCATACAGAAATGGGAGCTGCGGACCAATGACGACCACGTATCTCAAGTGCAGGCGGTGGAGAGAGTCCTTGTGGGCAAGAAGCCA GTACTGTCCCTCCCACATCGTCGGCTGGTGTGTTGCTGCCAGCTGTACGAGGTACCCGACCCCAACAGGCCTCAGAGAACTGGAGTACACCAGCGTGAGGTCTTTCTCTTTAATGACCTTTTGGTG GTAACCAAAATCTTTCAGAAGAAGAAAACCTCAGTGACGTACAGTTTTAGACAATCTTTCCCTCTGGTTGAGATGCAAGTGCACATGTTCCAGAACTCAT ACTATCCTCACGGTATCCGCCTGACCTCCGCGGTCTTGGGCGGGGAAAGAAAAGTTCTCATCGTCTTCATGGCCCCCAGTCAGCAAGACCGGACTCGCTTCGTTAGTGACCTCAGGGAGAGTGTTGCCGAAGTGCAGGAGATGGAGAAATACAGAGTCGAAT CGGAGTTGGAGAAGCAAAAAGGTGTAATGCGGCCCAGTTTGCTCACTGGAGGTGtggtgggaggaggaggaggagttggTGGTGTGAAGAGCGACATTGTGAACGGTACTTTGGGAAGGACGAGTTTTGACGATAACTGCTCGGTCGGCGAAGGTCTCAAACGCACGGCGCTTAGCTCTTCTCTTCGAGACCTCTCTGAAACAG GGAAGCGTGGTCGGAGGAACAGTGTCGGTTCCCTGGACAGTACTATGGAA GGGTCCATCATTAGCAGCCCGCAGCCTCACCAGCGGTACTCGGCGCCAGGCGTGGTCTCCGGCTGCTACGCGACAGAAGACTTCCGGCCTCATCGCCCCATCCTGAGCCCCGGAACGGGGATGGGGGGTGGGCCGGGGCAGCAACATACCACTGCCGGGACCGGAGTCGCGGGGGTCCCCGGCAGTGGGGAACGAGCAGGAGCGGGGAGCTGCCCTGGGGGGAgcggcagcagcaacaacaacaacagcagcggcagcagcagctcctTCCTGGGCTCGCTGTTTGGCGGCAAGCGCGCCAAACCGCCGGGGCCCCTCATTCCGCCGGGGCCACCCTACCCCGCGCCCGTCCCCCCGCCGACGACCGGAGGGCCCCCTCCTCTCTCCCCTTCGTCCCTGTGCCAGCAGTCGGACGGGGGCCCTTCCAAGATCCAGGCCCTGCACGCGCAGTACTGTCACGCGGCTACGGTGCAGCCCCCGCCCCCttactaccaccaccaccatcgcTACCACGCCCAAAACGTCCCAGCTCCTGCGCAAGGGCTCCCGCCGCACACTGTCCAGAGAGGCCCGCAACCCTGTCGTACAGCCCTTTGCGCGCACCCGCAGCTGGCCCAGCTCTCCCAGCTCTCCCAGCTCTCCCAGCATGGGCTTGCGGGTCGTTACAGCAACGCGGCGGTCGGACGTCCCCCGCCCCTTTCTCCTCTCTCCCAGCATTCCCCGAGCCCCCAGTTCGCCCTGTACCACGTGCAGCCCGCACACTCCATCAGAGGCCCTGTCACCAAACCGCCCCTCACCTTGTCTCACTCTCAGCCGCACTCCCAAACCCACCCCGGGCACGTCCACACGCCGCACCCGTCCAGCCACTCCAGCCATCAGGCCCATTTCATCTTCGGCACCCTCCCCCACAATCTGCCGTCCGCTACCGTCAATGCGCATCACACGGCGTCCGCCGGCCCGTATCTGCCCCAGTACCCTCCTCTCTCTTccatcccccctcccccaccgcaCTCCCCTTTACCCCCCCCTTCGTCCCCCCTTACCCCTCTTACACCTCTCTCCCCTCTCCCCCCCCAGCACCCCGGGCAGCCTCAGCCCGGGCCGCAGGCGACGGGGGGCGGCCCGACGGGCACGGGGGGCGGCTCCAAGTCCAAGCCTATCAACCGGATAAGCACCGTGGTGTGA
- the iqsec2b gene encoding IQ motif and SEC7 domain-containing protein 2 isoform X2, translated as MEINAEVESQCPADTAVHKERTFSQTPYPRGPERYGDGGGATPAGPRGPSCVSASGSASLAWVLRTRHQPASLALRKQEEEENKRCKALSDSYELSTDLQDKKVEMLERKYGGSFVSRRAARTIQTAFRQYRMNKNFERLRSSASESRMTRRIILSNMRLQYSFDERQPQQQAQTQTNFTHSVAIGPPHSPDADRPGDYTHLEDSFCKQVKSLADSIDNALTCRTGRNDSQEGSREGGGVSEDFGECIWSSSSNPSSQRGLGERARGAGGGLSMHGDSTATSYSDVTLYMDDGMPPSPLSPDRAPSSTDTEYWGPGGGVGVREDSRDTEGGGSSNSRRSTPCTECRDYRLRAAHLPLLTIEPPSDSSVDMSDRSDRGSLTRQLVYEQEPGVGAGSPQGTLKHSPSTGARSTSTAPAQGQIRAPGRAVPTHIPHQVASHHHHHHHHHHHHPIHHHQYPDTPSSSSSPQQPPTTPLSSSSSTALPSGGLEQPCCSDGDNDSLNSTTNSNETVNCSSGSSSQDSLREPLPALGKQTYQRESRHSWDSPPFNSDVVQRRQYRIGLNLFNKKPEKGIQYLIERGFVSDTPVGIARFILERKGLSRQMIGEFLGNRQKQFNKDVLDCVVDEMDFSGMDLDDALRKFQAQIKVQGEAQKVERLIEAFSQRYCVCNPLLVRQFQNPDTIFILAFAIILLNTDMYSPNVKAERKMKLEDFIKNLRGVDNGQDIPRDLLVGIYQRIQKWELRTNDDHVSQVQAVERVLVGKKPVLSLPHRRLVCCCQLYEVPDPNRPQRTGVHQREVFLFNDLLVVTKIFQKKKTSVTYSFRQSFPLVEMQVHMFQNSYYPHGIRLTSAVLGGERKVLIVFMAPSQQDRTRFVSDLRESVAEVQEMEKYRVESELEKQKGVMRPSLLTGGVVGGGGGVGGVKSDIVNGTLGRTSFDDNCSVGEGLKRTALSSSLRDLSETGVHH; from the exons ATGGAGATCAA CGCGGAAGTGGAGTCTCAGTGTCCGGCGGACACGGCCGTCCACAAGGAGCGCACCTTCAGCCAGACGCCTTACCCGCGTGGCCCAGAGCGCtacggcgacggcggcggcgccaCCCCCGCCGGACCCCGGGGGCCCTCATGTGTGAGCGCTTCCGGTTCTGCGAGCTTGGCCTGGGTGCTGCGAACGCGCCACCAGCCGGCCAGCCTCGCTCTCCGcaaacaggaggaggaggagaacaaGAGATGCAAGGCTCTCTCGGACAGTTATGAACTCTCAACGGATCTGCAGGATAAGAAG GTGGAAATGCTGGAGAGAAAGTACGGGGGCTCCTTCGTGAGTCGGCGGGCAGCCAGGACCATTCAGACCGCCTTCAGACAGTATCGCATGAACAAGAACTTCGAGCGTCTCCGAAGCTCCGCCTCCGAGAGCCGCATGACACGCCGCATCATCCTTTCCAACATGAGGCTTCAGTATTCTTTTGACGAGCGGCAGCCGCAGCAGCAGGCCCAGACGCAGACCAACTTCACCCACAGCGTGGCCATCGGCCCTCCTCATTCCCCCGACGCCGATCGCCCGGGGGACTACACCCACTTAGAGGACTCCTTCTGCAAACAG GTCAAGTCTTTGGCTGATTCCATTGACAATGCCCTGACCTGCCGTACTGGTCGCAATGACTCCCAAGAAGGCAGCAGGGAGGGCGGGGGTGTCAGTgaagattttggggaatgtaTTTGGAGCAGTAGCAGCAACCCCTCGTCCCAACGTGGTCTAGGTGAAAGAGCCAGGGGAGCCGGAGGAGGACTGAGCATGCACGGAGACAGTACGGCGACCTCGTACAGTGACGTCACGCTTTACATGGATGACGGCATGCCGCCCTCGCCGCTCTCCCCGGACCGAGCGCCCAGCAGCACCGACACGGAATACTGGGGTCCCGGTGGGGGCGTCGGGGTGCGTGAGGACAGCAGGGACACAGAGGGAGGGGGCAGCAGTAACAGTCGGCGCAGCACACCGTGCACCGAGTGTAGGGACTACCGTCTGAGGGCGGCACACCTGCCTCTCCTCACCATTGAGCCGCCGAGTGACAGCTCAGTGGACATGAGCGACCGTTCGGACCGGGGCTCTCTGACCAGACAGCTGGTCTATGAGCAGGAGCCTGGGGTGGGAGCTGGCTCTCCTCAGGGAACCCTCAAACACTCTCCAAGCACCGGCGCCCGCTCGACGTCCACCGCGCCCGCCCAGGGTCAGATCAGAGCACCGGGCAGAGCTGTCCCGACACACATCCCTCACCAGGTGGCCTcgcaccaccatcaccaccaccaccaccaccaccaccacccaatcCACCACCATCAGTACCCCGACACGCCCTCGTCGTCTTCATCGCCTCAACAGCCCCCCACCACTCCTctgtcctcctcctcgtccacaGCTCTCCCCTCCGGAGGTCTGGAGCAGCCGTGTTGCTCAGATGGCGACAACGACTCTCTGAACTCGACCACCAACTCCAACGAGACAGTCAACTGCAGTTCCGGTTCCTCGTCTCAGGACAGCCTCCGGGAACCTCTACCCGCTCTGGGCAAACAGACATATCAGAGGGAAAGCCGCCATAGCTGGGACTCTCCGCCCTTCAACAGTGATGTCGTGCAGAGACGCCAGTACCGCATAGGTCTCAATCTTTTCAACAA GAAGCCAGAGAAAGGGATCCAGTACCTGATCGAGAGAGGCTTTGTGTCAGACACTCCAGTTGGGATTGCCCGTTTCATCCTGGAGAGGAAGGGTCTGAGCAGGCAGATGATTGGCGAGTTCCTGGGGAACCGGCAGAAGCAATTCAACAAAGATGTCTTGGA CTGCGTGGTTGATGAGATGGACTTCTCGGGAATGGACCTGGATGACGCGCTGAGGAAGTTCCAGGCTCAGATTAAAGTTCAAGGAGAAGCACAAAAAGTGGAACGGCTCATTGAGGCCTTTAG TCAGAGATACTGCGTGTGCAACCCGCTTCTGGTTCGGCAGTTCCAGAACCCCGACACCATCTTCATCCTGGCCTTCGCTATAATCCTTCTCAACACGGACATGTACAGCCCCAACGTCAAagcagagaggaagatgaagcTGGAGGATTTCATCAAGAATTTAAGAG gcgtAGATAACGGTCAGGATATTCCCAGGGACCTGCTCGTCGGGATCTACCAGCGCATACAGAAATGGGAGCTGCGGACCAATGACGACCACGTATCTCAAGTGCAGGCGGTGGAGAGAGTCCTTGTGGGCAAGAAGCCA GTACTGTCCCTCCCACATCGTCGGCTGGTGTGTTGCTGCCAGCTGTACGAGGTACCCGACCCCAACAGGCCTCAGAGAACTGGAGTACACCAGCGTGAGGTCTTTCTCTTTAATGACCTTTTGGTG GTAACCAAAATCTTTCAGAAGAAGAAAACCTCAGTGACGTACAGTTTTAGACAATCTTTCCCTCTGGTTGAGATGCAAGTGCACATGTTCCAGAACTCAT ACTATCCTCACGGTATCCGCCTGACCTCCGCGGTCTTGGGCGGGGAAAGAAAAGTTCTCATCGTCTTCATGGCCCCCAGTCAGCAAGACCGGACTCGCTTCGTTAGTGACCTCAGGGAGAGTGTTGCCGAAGTGCAGGAGATGGAGAAATACAGAGTCGAAT CGGAGTTGGAGAAGCAAAAAGGTGTAATGCGGCCCAGTTTGCTCACTGGAGGTGtggtgggaggaggaggaggagttggTGGTGTGAAGAGCGACATTGTGAACGGTACTTTGGGAAGGACGAGTTTTGACGATAACTGCTCGGTCGGCGAAGGTCTCAAACGCACGGCGCTTAGCTCTTCTCTTCGAGACCTCTCTGAAACAG GGGTCCATCATTAG